TTGAAAGACGCTTTGCGTTGTCTGGTTTCATAATTTTTTGTTACTACTTATTTGTAAACTTGTTTGTATTGAATCCTCACATAGTCACTTATCTGTAGAACAAGTGTACTTCAAACCGTGGAGAAAAGCTTCCAACTTTCTCGAGCAGATAGGGAAACAGTTCAGAGATCAGACTATGATCTACAGGTATGCTCTCATGAAATCTAAATTTTCCATGTCTGGTTCTTAGTGAACTCGTCCTCAGCATTGTGAGTGTTAATTTACAACCAGGTAAACACTTGTACTCCCAAATGACGTGATGTTTGATGTCTCCAACCTAATGTGGGTACATATTGGGGAGGAATAGATCTAGAATAGCCAGTCATGAGAAATACCACAGCGGGACTTAAAACTTCTTTGTTTAATTCATGCTTCTCTTGATTAAAGAATGTAAACTGCTAGTTTCTGAATATAGGACTTGGATTGAGCCCTAAtaaatactacctctgtccctaaTTATAAGACGTTTTGGTAGGCTATTTTAGCCTACCAAAATGGCTTATAATTAAGGATAGAGATGATAGTTTGTGCTAAGAAACATACTCACTGATGATAAGCATTCACACTGGATTCACCTTCTTCCTTTGCTATGTATAGATATATACGTAAGCATACATGGCCACTTGTGTTAAACTACCTCGTACAAAAATTCAGTCCAACACAAACCAACCAAATGAATCTAATTTCTAGCAAGCAAATATGCCCATGAACAGTACACTTGAAGCTACAGTACTGTGTCTGAATTTATCATGCCATGGTGCTGCTATGCCTTTACGCACCTGAATTCTGAATGAAGTCTTCCTGGTTTGAAGATAATGCTTTGTTTCAATCCCATGAGTACTATGGAATGAATATGAATTTATTTCTAAGATTTGAAGGCACCTGAAATGTATCAGTATAATTGAATTTACACTTAGTATATGCACTATCCCTTGTATTGGATGCTGAAAGAAAACGTATGTAAAAGGGGATATCCATATTTATTATGTCCACTCCAACTGTTCATTTTTGCATTTATTGAGATTTTCATTTTACCATATATATAAACATTTGTCTTGTACGTGTGGAGTAGTGCTTTCAGTTGTTAGTTTGCAGATGTACTCTGAGACTGAAGTATGCATGTTAAACTGTTGTGCTGCCTTATTAACCAGAGATGTGTTTTGGACAGGTTTGGTGCATTCTTATGAATGACAAAGTTCAGTTCAGGATGCAGTGGCCCCAGTATGCAGAACTGGAAGTGAATGGTACTGCTGGCAATTTTTGTTTATTACTAGGTTTAAGTTGAATATCTGAATTTCATACCAGCTTCGATATTTTCTTATACTCTGTACACCTCTAACATCTGTGCTACATCTGAGCTGCTGTAGCCTTGTAGGTTGTATTTACTGATAGTTTCGGAGTTAAGGGATTATCGGTGTGAAAGTTAGTGTCTTTTCTCTGTTCAGGTATTCCTGTACGAGTAGTGACCAGACCTGGTTCTCAGCTATTAGGAATAAATGGACGGGATGATGGGCCACTGGTGAGTCATTCTTATTCTGTCATTGGTATAGAACCTAGATGCTGTAAAAAAGAAATTGTTTTTTTGCTCCTTGTTATATAATTTTGGGAATGTTTTCTAAAGTTTGCTTAATGCCCAGCCCATCGATGGATGTGACATCCCTTGTATGGCTCCCCACTTATACTTTTATCCTTGTTTCGTGTAAAAGGTTTAACCTGATGGTGCTACGGTTGGACCAACATGGGACTAAACCCGCCATCACATCTCCATTTGTTCAAACACTAGTCAGGCTGCATGATTcatctctcccccccccccccccccccccacacacacacacacaccctctggAGTAACCTCTGTGCCGTGGTTACACTTTAGTACTCAACTCTGAATAAGAAGGGGTAAACCTGGAGCCCTGCAGGTTCTATGTTCGGATCCTGCAATCATAAAATGTTAGCACAGTTGACTCCATTCCGCAATACAGCTTCACTTGTGCTGTTCTACCACATGGGCTGACACTAGTAGGGCCAGGTGCTGTTTTGCGAGAAGCTGGGTGGAGGGCCATATTATCCATGGACCAAGATTAGTTTTATGTTACGTTCCTTCATATTCACTATGAGTAGGCTTGCACACTTTCAACGTTCCTTGAACATCCATACTAGCTTTTTCAGGAAGTGAATAGTTGACCCAGCATCATAGGAAGTACTAAAATTGAATTTACATACTAGCAAAATGTCACTTGAAAATGAACAACTGTCAATACATAATGAGCTATACAAGAACTAATAATGTTATGTCCCACACAAGAATTTAAGTACATTCAGTCTGACAACACTGTTAAGGCATGAATTGCACAAAATACTTTATTAGCTTGGTTGCATTGGTGTCACACTGACCTATGTTGCAATAGTCACTGTCAGATTTCATGAATAAAAATGGAGTTGGATAGTCTAGGTACAAAACTGGCTGTAAAGCACGCCCCGTTTCATGTTGGGACCATTCAAATATACAATGTTGATGTGCCTAAACATTCTACATTCACTCTTTAGATATTATTACCGTTTCCACATTTTTTACTTCAATTCATTCTTTGAATGGTTTAAACTACCCATCCTAATAATTTTGCTCATTTGCAGATAACTACATGCAGTAGAGAAGGCACTAATAAAATCTGCTTAAGAAGGGTTGATACTCGAACATTTTGCTTTGGAGTGCGAGTTGCTAAGAGGAGGACCGTTCCTCAGGTTTGACTTGTCATTTTCAGTCAATATTGTTCAGTTCAAATGCTTGGTAGGAGGTGGTGTTTTCATGTTCACTTATCTCTCAGTTGCCTCTGTTGATTTGACTGGACAATAGTCTCCTTGTAAAGAGAAACTTATCCCAGTACTAAGTTTCAGAACAATTCATGCTCCTTTTTAATGTATATATTGTTATATCCTGAAGAGGGAGGTATGTGCATCGGCTGATGGTTGTGTACATTTCctccctatatatatgtatggTTGGACTGTCCATTGATGACTGAGAATGATACACGTAATTTGAAATATGTTCTGTAGTTCACCACAAGTCCGAATCACTCCCTCATTTTTGTTTTTATGCTTGTTGCTTGACTCCTTTTACTTTTCAAATTCTTCTGGATTATGCTTTGACCGAGAATGATACACGCAATTTGAAATATGTTCTGTAGTTCACCACAAGTCCGAATCACTCCctcattttttatttttatgctcgaCTCTTTTTACTTTTCAAATTCCTCTGGATTATGCTTTGACCATTACTTCTTGTAAACAACTGCAACCATTACTTTTTGGGTTTTAAAACAGATACACTACCTCCATTTCAAATTATAAGTTGTGTTTGCTATTTAGTTTCGTAATTTCGTTAAGACAAGGATTTAACCAACAGTTACTCTATTAATATACAGTGTGATATAAAACTGTGAATGTCTAGCAATAGAAAAAAAATCTCAGGTTGTAATTTTTTTCTTGGCTGTAACAGTGGCAAGGGAATATGGTCCCACATATGCAGCATATCTTTTGCAGACTGACTTTATTCAGTGAAAACAACTCCCCAACTACATGTTTTTCTAGTGTTTCTTGAACTTCTCTTTTGGCCTTGTTTTAGCATTTTGTACTGCTCAGTATGAGTTGTTGCATTAACTTCCCATTTGAGACCGGTTGATATGCATTGGAAATGTATCGACATATTACATCATTTCTTGGTTGCACGGGAAACATTTCAGTATATGTTGTAGGAAATGGAATAGCTAAATGCTTTCTGTATGTCGTTTGGGTTGTTTCATGCCTGTACAGCCAGCAGTTATAAGCCAGCATTGGTTTTGTTGTTTCTGTTAACACTATTGTTGGTTCCAGGTCTTGAATTTAGTCCCAAGGGAAGCTGATGGTGAGTCTTTTAATGATGCTCTTACTCGTGTTCGACGCTGTCTCGGAGGTGGAGATACTGCAGATAATGCTGATAGTGACAGTGATTTAGAAGTGGTTACTGAATCCGTTACAGTCAACCTTCGTTGCCCTGTGAGTGTTCTTGCTTgtaattgttattatgatttgTTTGCCGACTCAACATATACTGTCAGTATTGTATGCTTGGATCGTGGTTAGTAATTAAATTCTGTCTGTTTGCTAATATTCTGTGCTCAGTTAGCTGAATAGTGTCAGGAAATGTATGTTAGGTACTAATGGTGCGTCTTTCAGATGCAAATAATAATGGACCTTAATATGTTCTCTTTGTCAATATGTGTTGTGGCCACTGCAATAAGTAGAAGATTGATTTGTACTCAGATCACCCTACCAGCTGTTTAGCCACGTGCCAAAAGTCTGCCCTTGTTTGGATTATTACAATTTTCTTAGCATGACTTATGTGGCCATGACCCTTTGCCCACATTTAGTGGCTTTTCAaccattttttttcttttgtatGCAAGATTTGAAACGAATCTTATGTATTTTCAGAATAGTGGATCCAGAATGAAGACTGCTGGAAGGTTCAAACCTTGCATTCACATGGGTTGTTTTGATCTTGACACTTTCGTGGAATTGAATCAGCGGTCACGCAAGGTTAGATTTTGCGCTTATTGGTGTACATCAAcacaatatgtatgtgcatctaggAATGTGAAGTGTTTATttaaattttttgttgttgttgttgttataagTATGTAGAACACTATTCTTTCGTGTATAGTGATTTTCCGCAAGGTGGAATCCCATGTTTTGACAtcaaaatggtttggtatgtcTTGTAGTCTCTGATTCATCTGTTCTTATTACCATGCAGTGGCAGTGCCCAATATGTTTAAAGAACTACTCTCTTGAGAGCTTGATGGTTGATCCTTACTTTAATCGGATTACTTCCCTGGTAGGTCTTCGTTGTACCTTTACATCTGTTTTGTGTTGGATTTTATTGATTTCGTCTGATATTTTCTTTGTGACGCAGTTGCGTGAATGCAGTGAAGACATCAATGAGATTGATATTAAGCCTGATGGATCATGGCGTGTAAAGGGTGATGCATCAACTAGAGAGTTATCTCAGTGGCATATGCCTGATGGCACCCTTCTTGAGGATGTGAAACCTGGTGTTGAGAACTTCAATGAACTCAAATTAGAAGGTACTTCTGATGGACATAATAAGGGCTTAAAGATTGGAATCAAGAGAAAAAATGGAATTTGGGAAGTGAGCAACAAAGTAGATGACAAGAAGCCTTCTGTGGTTGGCAACCACACTCAGAATGTTATTACTTTCCGAACTCCCAACACTTTTCCTGTGAGCAATAGTCCAACTGGGAGTTACAGAGATGGGGATGATACAAGCGTGAACCAAGAGGGCAGTATGCATATTGATTTATCATTGAACAATGGTCATGAGTTTGACAGTTTTCCTCTCAATTTTGGCCATACCTATAATGCAGAGGATACATCACAGCAACAGCATAATGTTGGAGATGTCATTGTTCTTAGTGATTCTGATGAAGAGGACGATAACGTCGTTTGCCCACCAACTGTCTATGACAATACTCCTGCACATGATACTGGTTTCCCTTTTGCCACCAATGGTGCTGGATTTACTGGAAGATACCAGGAAGATGCTGGCGTTGGTACTAGTGGACTTGGTTTATTGAGCAACAATGCCGATGATTTTGAGATGAATAATTGGCCAATGCATTCTTATCCCCAACCGGAGCAAGGTTTTCAGTTTTTTGGGAATGACAGCGATACTGCCAATACTTCTGTTGGTTTGCACAGTTCCTTTAGCATTCCACCAAACGACTATTCCCTTGGTTGTAATGTTGGCTCAGAGGAGGCTTCTGTAGCTCATGATCTTCCAGTTTGCCACAATAGTAATGAAATGCATGGCAGCTTGGTTGATAACCCATTGGCTTTCGTTGGTGATGACCCTTCTTTGCAACTTTTTCTTCCAAGTCAACCTTCTTCTGTTCCCCTTCATGAAGAACCGAGTGAGCGTGTGAATGCGTCAAGTGGGCTTCAGTCTGATGATTGGATCTCTCTTACACTTGCGGCTGGTGGAGGTGGTAATGAAGAGTCTGCACCTGCTAATGGTTTAAATTTGCAGCAACAAATTCAGTCAAACGAGGAAGAAGTAGAACCATCAATTGATGCTGGTTTGTCTCCCTTCTACGCATTTTAAATTTCCTTCTGTCTGTGCACCATTTCAGAAGCTGCAAAGTGCAGAGCATAGAGCTCTTGAAAAGCTGCGAATAATAAAGGACTATGCTACATATTTGCGAGACAGTGCGGTGGCTGCTAACGCGTATCCTGCCCGAGCAAAGCATGTGCAAAAGCCACAAAACTCGTGGCTGCCCAGTAAAATAACGTTTCCACCGACCGGTTGCAAGCGCGTACGTCAAGCTAGGACATGCCCCTCTCGGCTGTGACAAGCACACAATCACGCATAGGGTTGTCCATTGCTGAATAAAAAATGTGAAGTGACTAGTACTCTATATCCAGGGCTTCACGTACTTTTGACTTTTGGCATGTTTATGACACCTTATTTTACGTGATATTTTACGCGTAATCATTTTCAAAGTGAAATACACTCGCTCGTCAAATTTTAACAAATGATCATTCGTTATTAGTGCCTAACTTTGCTAAATTTGGAGTGCATGATTACCAAGTTAATTGTATTTGGCTGCCAGCCAAACTAGTGCGTAATTGCCAGGTTAGTTTTAATTAGGAGCCAAATTTGCACTGCATGATTAC
This Lolium perenne isolate Kyuss_39 chromosome 1, Kyuss_2.0, whole genome shotgun sequence DNA region includes the following protein-coding sequences:
- the LOC127325765 gene encoding E3 SUMO-protein ligase SIZ1 isoform X1 — translated: MADLASSCKDKLAYFRIKELKDILHQLSLPKQGKKQDLIDRVLALLSDEQGQRHQGWGRKTSFTKEAVAKIVDDIYSRKMQIQSAPDLATRCHSGSDFNSFRPKEEINDSLQPATKVRCVCSSTLLNDNMIKCEEDRCHVWQHMSCVLVPDKPTDGVSPEVPPNFYCELCRLSRADPFWVTTGNPLPPLKFMSSGVANDGTSVLQTVEKSFQLSRADRETVQRSDYDLQVWCILMNDKVQFRMQWPQYAELEVNGIPVRVVTRPGSQLLGINGRDDGPLITTCSREGTNKICLRRVDTRTFCFGVRVAKRRTVPQVLNLVPREADGESFNDALTRVRRCLGGGDTADNADSDSDLEVVTESVTVNLRCPNSGSRMKTAGRFKPCIHMGCFDLDTFVELNQRSRKWQCPICLKNYSLESLMVDPYFNRITSLLRECSEDINEIDIKPDGSWRVKGDASTRELSQWHMPDGTLLEDVKPGVENFNELKLEGTSDGHNKGLKIGIKRKNGIWEVSNKVDDKKPSVVGNHTQNVITFRTPNTFPVSNSPTGSYRDGDDTSVNQEGSMHIDLSLNNGHEFDSFPLNFGHTYNAEDTSQQQHNVGDVIVLSDSDEEDDNVVCPPTVYDNTPAHDTGFPFATNGAGFTGRYQEDAGVGTSGLGLLSNNADDFEMNNWPMHSYPQPEQGFQFFGNDSDTANTSVGLHSSFSIPPNDYSLGCNVGSEEASVAHDLPVCHNSNEMHGSLVDNPLAFVGDDPSLQLFLPSQPSSVPLHEEPSERVNASSGLQSDDWISLTLAAGGGGNEESAPANGLNLQQQIQSNEEEVEPSIDAASALRSTNNDRHNGASLNPRRIEKIFSHPRQPRSRSVRPRLCLSIDTDSE
- the LOC127325765 gene encoding E3 SUMO-protein ligase SIZ1 isoform X2 translates to MADLASSCKDKLAYFRIKELKDILHQLSLPKQGKKQDLIDRVLALLSDEQGQRHQGWGRKTSFTKEAVAKIVDDIYRKMQIQSAPDLATRCHSGSDFNSFRPKEEINDSLQPATKVRCVCSSTLLNDNMIKCEEDRCHVWQHMSCVLVPDKPTDGVSPEVPPNFYCELCRLSRADPFWVTTGNPLPPLKFMSSGVANDGTSVLQTVEKSFQLSRADRETVQRSDYDLQVWCILMNDKVQFRMQWPQYAELEVNGIPVRVVTRPGSQLLGINGRDDGPLITTCSREGTNKICLRRVDTRTFCFGVRVAKRRTVPQVLNLVPREADGESFNDALTRVRRCLGGGDTADNADSDSDLEVVTESVTVNLRCPNSGSRMKTAGRFKPCIHMGCFDLDTFVELNQRSRKWQCPICLKNYSLESLMVDPYFNRITSLLRECSEDINEIDIKPDGSWRVKGDASTRELSQWHMPDGTLLEDVKPGVENFNELKLEGTSDGHNKGLKIGIKRKNGIWEVSNKVDDKKPSVVGNHTQNVITFRTPNTFPVSNSPTGSYRDGDDTSVNQEGSMHIDLSLNNGHEFDSFPLNFGHTYNAEDTSQQQHNVGDVIVLSDSDEEDDNVVCPPTVYDNTPAHDTGFPFATNGAGFTGRYQEDAGVGTSGLGLLSNNADDFEMNNWPMHSYPQPEQGFQFFGNDSDTANTSVGLHSSFSIPPNDYSLGCNVGSEEASVAHDLPVCHNSNEMHGSLVDNPLAFVGDDPSLQLFLPSQPSSVPLHEEPSERVNASSGLQSDDWISLTLAAGGGGNEESAPANGLNLQQQIQSNEEEVEPSIDAASALRSTNNDRHNGASLNPRRIEKIFSHPRQPRSRSVRPRLCLSIDTDSE